GGTCGAAGCACGCGCGCTCGATCAGCGGGGTCCATTCGGCCGGGTCGTAGGTCGGTGGAACCTGGTCAGGCTGCTCGGCCGCGGCAGGGAAGTGCGGGGTGGCGCCGTCGTCAACGCAAAGGCCGTTCCAGCAACCGTCGCTCCAACAACCGCCGCTCGGCATCGGTCGGTGCCAACTCCAGCGCCGTCCGCAGGCTCGCCTGCGCCTCCTCCTCGCGGCCGAGGCGGTGCAGCAGGTCGGCGCGCGTCGCGTGCAGCAGGTGGTAGCCGTCGAGGCGGCCGGATTCGGCCAGCGCGTCTATCTCGGGCAGCGCTGCCTCAGGGCCCTGAGCCATCGCCACGGCGACCGCTCGGTTCAGCTCGACCAGGGGGCTGGGGAGTACCTGCCGGAGCTGCTCGTAGAGCCCGACGATCTGCGGCCAGTCGGTCTCGGCGACCGAGGGCGCGGTGGCGTGGCAGGCCGCGATGGCCGCCTGGATCTGGAACGGCCCGGCGCGGCGGCGGCGCAGTGCGCGCTCCAGGATCGCCGTGCCTTCCTCGATCTCGTCGTGGTCCCACCGGGAGCGGTCCTGGTGTTCCAGCGTGACCAGTTCGCCGTCGGCGTCCAGGCGTGCCGAGCGGCGCGCGTCCTGGACCAGCATCAGCGCGAGCAGGCCCTGGGCCTCGGGCTCGTCCGGCATCAGCGAGGCCAGGACGCGCGACAGCCGGATCGCCTCCGTGCTCAGGCGGGCCTTGTGTTCCTGGTCGCTGTAGCTCTCGTTGAACAGCAGATACAGGACGTGCAGTACGGCCGGGAGCCGGTCCGGCAGCAGGTGTGCCGGCGGCACGCGGAAGGGGATGACGGCGTGCGCCACCTTCTGCTTGGCCCGGAAGATCCGCTGGCCCATCGTGCGCTCGCTGACCAGGAAGGCGCGCGCGATGTCGGCGGTGCTCAGCCCGGCCAGGGCGCGCAGTGTCAGCGCGACCTGCGCGTCGAGGTTCAACGCCGGGTGGCAGCAGGTGAACATGAGCTCCAGGCGCTCGTCCGGGATCTCGCTGTCGCGCGTGTACGGTTGCGGCACTTCGGCCTCCTGCGCGGCCCACTGCCGCAGCTTCGCCGCCTCGGTCGAGGCGCGCCGCAGGGTGTCGATCGCGCGGTTGCGGGCGGCGGTGGTGAGCCAGGCCAGCGGCTGGCGCGGCACGCCTTCCTCCGGCCACCTGCGCAGCGCCTGCGCGAACGCCTCCTGCGCGCACTCCTCGGCCAGGTTCCAGTCGCCGCCGGTGAACCGGATCATGGTCGCCACGATCCGGCTCCACCCGTCGGCGTAGATCTCGGCGACGACCTCGCTCGCCGGCTTGTCGGTCATCGCCGTGCCCGCCTGTTCCTCATGTTCCTGTAGGTGTAGGTGTAGGTATCCGTTCCGGGGTCAGTCGGTAGCCACCACGATCATTCGCCGTCGGACCAGAAGGGGCGCAGCTCGATCACGCCGTACCAGGCCATCGGGTGCCGGGACGCGACCTCGACCGCCTCGTCCAGGTCGGCGCACTCCAGGACGTCGAAGCCGGCGATCAGGTCCTTGGTCTCGACGTACGGCCCGTCGGTGAGCAGCACCTCGCCGTTGCGGACGCGCACGGTCGTGGTGTCGCTGTCCGGGCGGATCCGCTCGCCGATCAGGCGGGTCCCGTTGCCGTCGTTGTGCTTCACCCACTCCTCGATGTCGGGCGTTCCGGGAATGTCCTCGTCCGGCATGGCGGGGTCGACGCACACCAGCATCAAGTACCTCATGTGACTGCTCCGTTCACAGCTGTCCGGGCGGCTCTCGCCCCGTCTCATGGGAATGACGAACGGGTTCGCGGTATTACTACAGGCTCGCGCAAAAAATCTTCGGCCGCACGGCAGCCTGGCCAGACCATCAGCCTTCTGTGACACTCTCGGCATGCAGATCGCCGTCATCGGGGCCGGGATCGCCGGTCTGGCCGCCACCAAGGTGCTCACGGCCGTGGGCCACGACGTCACGACCTTCGACACCGAACCGGAGGTCGGGGGCGTCTGGAGTCCCAGGCGTCACTACCCGGGCCTGACCACGCAGAACACGCGGATGACCTACGAGTTCTCCGACCATCCCGCACCGAACACGTGGCCGGACTATCCCAGCGCCGAGCAGTGGCACTCCTATCTGCGCGGCTACGTGGACCGCTTCGACCTCGGCGCGAAGCTGCGCCTGGGCACCGGCGTCGCCCTGGCCGAGCCCACCGCCGACGGCTGGGACCTGAGCCTGGACTCCGGGGAGCACGTCGAGGCCGCGCACCTGGTCGTCGCCAACGGCGTGTTCTCCCGCCCGGCGATCCCCGACTGGCCGGGACGGGAGGAGCACGCCAAGGCCGGCGGCGTGGTCAAGGCCCCGTCCCAGCAGCTCACCCTCGACGACGGCAGGGGCAGGCACGTCGTGGTGATCGGCTACGGCAAGTCGGCCTGCGACACGGCGACGGCGCTGTCGACGGTCGCGGAGTCGGTCACCGTGGTGCCGCGCCGACTGCTGTGGAAGGGCCCGAAAGTCCTGCTCGGCAAACACTTCGAGGACGTGGCGATCACCCGCCTCGGCGAGGTGCTGTTCGCCAAACCGCAGCGTTTCGCACCGCTGTTCCGGGTCCTGAGCCGCGCGACCGTCAAGCAGCAGGGCCTGGCCGCGCTCGGCCTGATCCCGCCCGGCCGCTTCGACGACATCGCGTCCAGCAGCGCCAGCCTGGCCACCGAAGGCTTCTTCGACGCGGTGCGCGCCGGCACGATAGCCGTCCGCCGCGACCGCTCCGTCGCCGAGCTGCGCGGCGGCGACGACCCGCAGGCGGTGCTGGACGACGGGACCGTACTGCCCGCCGGCCTGATCGTCGCCGCCACCGGCTTCGAGCAGAGCGTGCCCTTCCTCGACCCGTCGCTCAGCGTGCGCACCGCCGGCGGCGACTTCGAACTGTTCCGCAACGTCCTGCCGCACCACGT
This sequence is a window from Catenulispora sp. EB89. Protein-coding genes within it:
- a CDS encoding flavin-containing monooxygenase; this encodes MQIAVIGAGIAGLAATKVLTAVGHDVTTFDTEPEVGGVWSPRRHYPGLTTQNTRMTYEFSDHPAPNTWPDYPSAEQWHSYLRGYVDRFDLGAKLRLGTGVALAEPTADGWDLSLDSGEHVEAAHLVVANGVFSRPAIPDWPGREEHAKAGGVVKAPSQQLTLDDGRGRHVVVIGYGKSACDTATALSTVAESVTVVPRRLLWKGPKVLLGKHFEDVAITRLGEVLFAKPQRFAPLFRVLSRATVKQQGLAALGLIPPGRFDDIASSSASLATEGFFDAVRAGTIAVRRDRSVAELRGGDDPQAVLDDGTVLPAGLIVAATGFEQSVPFLDPSLSVRTAGGDFELFRNVLPHHVPHLTFAGYNTSLVSSLSAEVGAIWTAAHLAGALTLPPPAIREAQARADLAERAARTRGKHASGTVILPHSIGNIDLMLKDMHAVLPRRTRMVQWTRRTYSTDFREPLAAAVRALGSGA
- a CDS encoding YciI family protein, whose amino-acid sequence is MRYLMLVCVDPAMPDEDIPGTPDIEEWVKHNDGNGTRLIGERIRPDSDTTTVRVRNGEVLLTDGPYVETKDLIAGFDVLECADLDEAVEVASRHPMAWYGVIELRPFWSDGE
- a CDS encoding RNA polymerase sigma factor; protein product: MTDKPASEVVAEIYADGWSRIVATMIRFTGGDWNLAEECAQEAFAQALRRWPEEGVPRQPLAWLTTAARNRAIDTLRRASTEAAKLRQWAAQEAEVPQPYTRDSEIPDERLELMFTCCHPALNLDAQVALTLRALAGLSTADIARAFLVSERTMGQRIFRAKQKVAHAVIPFRVPPAHLLPDRLPAVLHVLYLLFNESYSDQEHKARLSTEAIRLSRVLASLMPDEPEAQGLLALMLVQDARRSARLDADGELVTLEHQDRSRWDHDEIEEGTAILERALRRRRAGPFQIQAAIAACHATAPSVAETDWPQIVGLYEQLRQVLPSPLVELNRAVAVAMAQGPEAALPEIDALAESGRLDGYHLLHATRADLLHRLGREEEAQASLRTALELAPTDAERRLLERRLLERPLR